A genomic window from Salvia miltiorrhiza cultivar Shanhuang (shh) chromosome 5, IMPLAD_Smil_shh, whole genome shotgun sequence includes:
- the LOC131024277 gene encoding 30S ribosomal protein S1, chloroplastic, whose product MASLAQQIGGLKCPPFSAAKKNKFLSNSKTVLPRRRSVITAAAVIANAQTRERMKLKEMFEDAYERCRTTPMEGVSFTVEDFNDALEKYDFTSEIGAKVKGKVYNTDSNGALVDITAKSSAYLPLREAAIYNIKHVEEAGIVAGVVEEFVIIGENEADDSLILSLRSIQYDLAWERCRQLQAEDVVVKGKIVGANKGGIVALVEGLRGFVPFSQISTKSTAEDLLEKELPLKFVEVDEEQSRLVLSNRKAMADSQAQLGIGSVVVGTVQSLKPYGAFIDIGGINGLLHVSQISHDRVSDIATVLQPGDSLKVMILSHDRERGRVSLSTKKLEPTPGDMIRNPKLVFEKAEEMAQTFRQRIAQAEAMARADMLRFQPESGLSLSSEGILGPLTSELPEDGMDLSDIPPALD is encoded by the exons ATGGCATCTTTGGCGCAGCAAATCGGTGGGCTCAAGTGCCCGCCATTTTCAGCAGCCAAGAAGAACAAATTCTTGTCCAACTCCAAGACGGTGCTGCCTAGAAGGAGAAGCGTCATTACAGCAGCTGCAGTCATTGCTAACGCACAGACACGAGAGAGAATGAAGTTGAAGGAGATGTTCGAGGACGCCTACGAGCGCTGCCGTACTACGCCCATGGAAGGCGTCTCCTTCACCGTCGAAGACTTCAATGATGCTCTTGAGAAATACGATTTCACTTCTGAAATTGGTGCCAAG GTCAAAGGAAAAGTTTACAACACAGACTCAAATGGAGCATTGGTTGACATAACTGCAAAGTCATCAGCATACTTGCCTCTAAGAGAGGCAGCCATCTATAATATCAAACATGTGGAAGAAGCTGGCATTGTTGCTGGTGTAGTTGAAGAGTTTGTAATTATTGGAGAGAATGAGGCCGATGATAGTTTGATATTGAGTCTTCGCTCGATTCAGTATGACCTTGCGTGGGAACGATGCAGACAACTTCAAGCTGAAGATGTTGTTGTAAAGGGTAAG ATAGTTGGGGCTAACAAAGGTGGTATCGTGGCGTTGGTGGAGGGTCTTCGTGGTTTTGTTCCATTTTCACAAATCTCAACA AAATCGACTGCAGAGGATCTTCTAGAAAAAGAACTTCCTCTTAAGTTTGTGGAGGTTGATGAGGAACAGTCGAGGCTAGTCCTCAGTAACCGCAAGGCCATGGCCGATAGCCAGGCACAGCTTGGGATTGGTTCTGTAGTAGTTGGAACTGTTCAGAGCTTGAAACCTTATGGTGCCTTCATTGACATTGGTGGAATTAATGGCCTTTTGCATGTCAGCCAGATCAGCCATGATCGTGTCTCAGATATTGCAACAGTTCTTCAGCCTGGTGACTCTTTGAAG GTTATGATTCTTAGCCATGACCGGGAGAGAGGTCGGGTGAGCTTATCTACTAAGAAGTTAGAGCCTACTCCTGGTGACATGATTCGTAACCCCAAGCTGGTTTTTGAAAAG GCTGAAGAGATGGCTCAGACTTTCAGGCAACGAATAGCTCAAGCGGAAGCCATGGCTCGTGCTGATATGCTAAGATTTCAACCTGAG aGTGGGTTGTCCCTGAGCTCTGAAGGGATCTTAGGACCTCTGACTTCAGAGCTGCCCGAAGACGGCATGGACTTAAGCGACATCCCCCCAGCTTTAGATTAA
- the LOC131024276 gene encoding E3 ubiquitin-protein ligase UPL6, which produces MFFSGDPTTRKRVDLGGRSSKERDRQKLLEQTRLERNQRLWLRQQNSAALIIQKCFRGRRVVECERSKVREKFFLNYGQYCQDVNRQCFGPDSDCIYQFLFFFNPRYVADFSALVEICRLLLEFVRDSGDAVSLFAGTVYSSNCALVEYRVKNLAYACLRAIYQNRDHLKDQLFSAPEKFNQSANVLLEAVILLIDPTLPWACNVVSYLSERNMFSMLREIFLLEKKNLQGSTGNISALERLLALIISHVDQASCTCSSSDPRRSFSSQILVVPFLWRLFPHLKEIFAAPHLSQHYLHQMVSCVKDHTNVLPGDISSDFPSYACLLGNLLEVAGVAIAQHGSFAWAIDFAIVSTYLVQALPPLQTSNQGDSAMNEDEMLVGDELSQITLNRDLEQQIFNALDPRFLLQLINVLLGVLVPTSSHKGKPDDKEVAAVDAACSFLHVTFNILPLERIMTILAYRTELVPILWSFMKRLHENDSWSSLSERSAYMPANAPGWLLPLAVFCPVYKHMLMIVDNEEFYEQEKPLSLKDIGLLIVILRQALWQILWLNPVVTPDFSKSEDGISAMKRNPIEFLQHRVCVVASELMSQLQDWNNRREFTSPSDFNADVPSDLFMSQALTENTRANDILKQAPFLVPFTSRAKIFHSQLATMKGRISVHPIYNRNRFKIRRSHILEDSFSQLNALTEEDLRGAIRITFVNELGAEEAGIDGGGIFKDFMENVTQAAFDIQHGLFKETADHLLYPNPGSAVVNEQHLQYFHFLGTILAKAMFEGILVDIPFATFFLSKLKQKYNYLNDLPSLDPELYRHLIFLKHYGGDNTQLELYFVIDNNEYGEQTEEELLPGGKSIRVTNENVITFIHLVANHRLNFQIRQQSSHFLRGFQQLIPKEWIDIFNEHELQLLISGSVDGFNVDDLRAHTNYTGGYHEDHYVIEMFWEVIQNLSLENQRKLLKFATGCSRGPLLGFKYLEPTFCIQRTAGHASEETLDRLPTSATCMNLLKLPPYRSKQQLEQKLLYAINSDAGFDLS; this is translated from the exons ATGTTTTTCAGCGGTGATCCGACCACGCGAAAACGGGTGGATTTGGGTGGTCGGAGCTCCAAAGAGCGAGACCGCCAGAAGCTTCTGGAGCAGACGCGACTGGAGAGGAACCAACGCCTATGGCTCCGTCAGCAGAATTCGGCTGCTCTTATAATTCag AAATGCTTCAGAGGAAGAAGGGTGGTCGAGTGTGAACGTTCCAAAGTCCGtgagaagtttttcctgaactATGGGCAGTATTGTCAAGATGTCAACAG GCAGTGTTTTGGACCAGATTCAGATTGTATCTACCagtttcttttcttctttaacCCGAGATATGTAGCTGATTTTTCAGCCCTTGTGGAGATATGCCGATTGCTTCTAGAATTTGTTCGTGATAGTG GTGATGCAGTGAGCCTCTTTGCTGGCACGGTTTACTCATCCAACTGTGCTCTGGTGGAGTACAGGGTTAAAAATCTTGCTTATGCTTGCCTTCGTGCGATCTACCAAAATAG GGATCATTTGAAAGATCAGTTATTTTCCGCACCTGAGAAGTTCAATCAATCAGCAAACGTATTACTAGAGGCTGTTATTTTATTGATTGATCCAACACTACCTTGGGCATGTAACGTAGTGAGCTATTTGTCAGAAAGAAACATGTTCTCCATGCTCAGAGAAATTTTCCTGCTGGAGAAG AAAAATTTGCAAGGTTCTACAGGGAATATCTCTGCATTGGAACGCCTTCTTGCCCTTATAATTTCTCATGTTGATCAAGCATCTTGTACTTGTTCAAGTAGTGATCCTCGAAGGAGCTTCTCATCCCAGATACTTGTGGTTCCTTTCTTATGGCGGTTGTTCCCACACCTGAAAGAG ATTTTTGCTGCACCACATTTGAGTCAACATTATCTTCATCAAATGGTATCATGTGTGAAAGATCATACCAATGTGCTGCCTGGTGATATATCAAGTGATTTTCCCAGTTATGCTTGCCTTCTAGGAAATCTTTTGGAAGTTGCTGGGGTTGCTATTGCTCAGCATGGTTCATTTGCATGG GCTATAGATTTTGCGATTGTTTCGACATACTTAGTCCAAGCACTTCCTCCTCTCCAAACATCAAACCAAGGAG ATTCTGCAATGAATGAAGATGAGATGCTGGTTGGTGATGAGCTTTCACAAATAACTTTGAATAGGGATTTGGAACAACAGATATTTAATGCTTTAGATCCTCGGTTTCTTCTACAATTG ATTAATGTGTTATTGGGGGTGCTTGTTCCTACAAGTTCACATAAAGGCAAACCTGATGATAAAGAGGTGGCTGCTGTTGATGCGGCTTGTTCTTTTCTGCACGTGACTTTCAACATTTTACCCCTAGAGCGGATTATGACTATATTAGCTTATAGGACAGAGCTGGTTCCCATCCTATGGAGCTTTATGAAGAGATTGCATGAGAATGATTCATGGTCTTCCTTGTCTGAGCGGTCAGCTTATATGCCTGCCAATGCTCCTGGTTGGCTACTGCCTTTAGCAGTTTTCTGCCCTGTCTACAA GCACATGCTAATGATTGTTGACAATGAGGAGTTTTATGAACAAGAGAAGCCACTGTCACTGAAGGATATTGGATTATTAATTGTCATCTTGAGACAG GCTTTGTGGCAGATTCTTTGGCTCAATCCAGTGGTAACACCTGATTTCTCGAAGTCTGAAGATGGTATATCTGCTATGAAGAGGAACCCCATAGAATTTCTTCAACACAGGGTTTGTGTGGTTGCTTCTGAGCTCATGTCACAG TTGCAAGACTGGAATAACAGACGGGAATTTACCTCCCCAAGTGACTTCAATGCAGATGTTCCCAGTGATTTGTTTATGTCTCAG GCACTAACAGAGAATACAAGGGCAAATGACATTCTAAAACAAGCTCCTTTCTTGGTTCCTTTTACAAGCAGAGCTAAAATTTTTCAC TCACAGCTAGCTACTATGAAAGGGAGAATTAGTGTTCATCCAATTTATAACAGAAACAGATTCAAAATAAGAAGAAGTCATATATTAGAGGATTCTTTCAGCCAATTAAATGCATTGACTGAAGAGGATCTTCGAGGAGCG ATCCGTATAACTTTTGTTAATGAACTTGGAGCCGAGGAGGCTGGTATTGATGGTGGAGGTATTTTCAAAGATTTCATGGAAAACGTTACTCAGGCAGCATTTGATATCCAGCATGGACTGTTTAAG GAAACTGCGGATCACCTTCTGTACCCGAATCCTGGATCTGCAGTGGTAAATGAGCAACATCTTCAGTATTTTCACTTTCTTGGAACTATTCTTGCTAAG GCAATGTTTGAGGGGATTCTCGTTGATATACCATTTGCAACATTCTTCTTGAGCAAATTGAAACAAAA GTATAACTACTTGAATGACTTACCTTCCTTGGATCCAGAATTGTATCGCCACTTGATTTTCCTAAAG CATTATGGGGGTGATAATACCCAGTTAGAATTGTACTTTGTAATCGATAACAATGAATATGGAGAGCAAACAGAAGAAGAGCTGCTTCCAGGAGGAAAAAGCATCCGAGTAACGAATGAGAATGTCATTACTTTCATTCATTTGGTAGCCAACCATCGGTTAAACTTTCAG ATACGTCAACAAAGTTCACATTTTTTGAGAGGATTCCAACAGCTAATACCAAAAGAATGGATCGACATATTTAATGAGCATGAACTTCAG CTTCTAATATCTGGTTCAGTAGATGGATTTAATGTCGATGATCTTCGAGCTCATACTAATTACACTGGAGGCTATCATGAG GACCACTATGTTATCGAAATGTTTTGGGAAGTGATTCAGAACCTTAGCTTGGAAAATCAGAGGAAACTTTTGAA ATTTGCAACTGGATGTTCTCGTGGGCCTTTGCTTGGATTTAAATACTTGGAACCTACGTTTTGCATACAGAG GACTGCTGGTCATGCATCTGAAGAGACTCTTGACCGGTTGCCAACATCCGCCACTTGCATGAATCTTCTCAAACTTCCTCCCTATAGAAG TAAACAGCAATTGGAGCAGAAACTGCTGTACGCTATAAACTCTGATGCTGGTTTTGACTTGAGTTGA